In Formosa haliotis, the sequence TATAGTAGTCGATGCCGATGCTTATCAAAAGCGAAAACTGGAAATTGATTTAGAAGAACAAGTAAATCAGCTAGATGAAGTTGTTGTAGGTAAGATACTAACTGGAGATTTATTGTATGATATAAATAATTCGGATGCCGAAAGGTCAATAAATTTTTATGATTTAGGTATTCCTGGCTATACAGGAAGGCAACGTACCCAAAGTGAAAGACTTTTGGCTACTGCAGGAGAATTTAAACCTATAATGTTAATAGGGATTGTAGCGGGGGGTATGCCTCTAGATCCTATTATAAACGAGATCTCTGGAAGAACAAAGATGCTAAAAAAACGAGTTAGGTTAGAGGCGAAAAATGACCTCTTACGAAAGATAAAATCAGATTTATCCGATGATTTTTTTAGTGTGTATGAATTAGATGAGACTTTGAAAACGGATTTTTTCTATTTCTGCTTGGAGTCTACTGATTTTTATGAAAGATGTAACGGAGCAAAAGATGTAGAAATACTCGAATATTTAAAGGAAAAGTTAGTGGCTTACAAAAAGAACTTGTCCTCTACTACAAACTGAACTAGCGATTCTAATCAAAAATTAATCTTTAGTCAGATCTCTAAACAATTCTTCTAAACTTTCATTTTTCTGATTAAGTTGAAGGATTTTCAATTCATTATCATGTGCAAAATCGAAAACTTTTGGACGCATATCCATATCCGTTGCAAACGTTATTTCATAAGTGAAATCATAAATATTTTTTACATTTTTCACATGTGGAAGACGTTGTAAAAAGGCATCTTCTACGCGATAATCAAATTCTACCAAAATAACTTGGTCTTTTCCTGATTGTAAATCTTTTAAACGTTTATCTGTAACAATTTGTCCTTTGTTAATTATAATAACACGGTCGCACATGGCTTCTACCTCTTGCATGATGTGTGTAGAAAGGAATACGGTTTTAGTTTTTCCGATGGTTTTTATTAATTCGCGAATAGAAACTAATTGGTTGGGGTCGAGTCCGGTTGTGGGTTCATCTAAAATTAAAACTTCCGGGTCGTGTAATAAGGCGGTAGCTAGGCCTACACGTTGGCGATATCCTTTAGAGAGTTCGCCCATTTTTTTATGAGCTTCTGGGCTAAGTCCTGTGAGTTCTATAACCTCGGCTATACGCTGTTTGCCAACCTTGTAAATATCGGCGTTAAATGTCAAATATTCTTTTATGTACATGTCTAGGTACAAAGGGTTGTGCTCAGGAAGATACCCCACACTGCGTTGTACCTCATGAGATTGTGTGGTAACATTAAATCCATTTACTTCAGCTTCGCCAGAAGAGGCATCAATATAAGTGGTTAATATTTTCATCATTGTAGATTTTCCTGCCCCATTTGGCCCCAGAAACCCAACTATTTCCGGTTTTCCAACAGAAAAAGAAACATTATCCAATGCTTTTTGCGAGCCATAAACTTTGCTGAGCTGTTCTACCTTTATAGACATATTGTAATAGTTTGTTCAAAAGTAAACATTATATAATTTATTTTATGAATTACCTTAAAATCTTTAAAACTATATCGTATTAACAAAAAAAATAAATATTTCGTTTTGTAATGTGAAATTATTAATTACTTTAGTGCCAGCAAAAAACAAAACATGCAAAATAGTAATTTCACATATTTTAACTTTTTCTATTTCTTTTTTAGCGAAAGAAACGAGGCATTGTATGTGTAATTTATAAACATAAATTTTAATATAAAGTCTCGATGAAAATCGAGACTTTTTTTATTTATATGATAAAAACAGTTTCAATTCAGGGTATAAAAGGGTCGTTCCATCACATTGTTGCTAAAACGTATTTTGACGATAATGTGGATATCGATGAATGTATGTCTTTCGACACGTTAGTCGATAACCTGATTAGCAAGAAAAGCGATGTGGGAATTATGGCTTTAGAGAATTCTATTGCCGGTTCTATCTTACCCAATTATGCGTTGATTGATAAACATAACCTTCATATAATTGGAGAAATGTATCTCGATATTCAGCATAATTTAATGGCATTGCCAGGACAAAATATTGAAGATATAAAAGAAGTGTATTCGCACCCTATGGCGTTATTACAATGTAAAACCTTCTTTAAAAAGTATCCGCATATTAAATTAATTGAAGATAAAGATACAGCCGAAACAGCAGAGCGTATTAGAAATCGAAAATTAAAGGGTGTTGCTGCTGTGGCAAGTAAAGTTGCTGCCGAAATTTTTGAATTAGAAATTTTAGCAGAAAGTATTCAAACCATAAAAGCAAACGAAACCCGATTTGTAATTGTAAAAACGCAAAATTCTATTTTAGATGAAAGCGAAATCAATAAAGTGTCTATGCGCTTTGAATTAGAGCATAAACGCGGAAGTTTGGCAAGTGTGTTAAATGTATTAAGCGACTGTAGAATGAGTTTAACCAAAATACAATCGTTGCCAAAAATAGAAACACCTTGGAAATATGCTTTTTTTGTAGATGTTACTTTTATAAAGTACAAGAATTTTGATAAAGCGAGAGCCATTTTAGGAATTATGGCAAAAGAATTTAAAGTATTAGGCGAATATAAAAACGCAAAATTATGATAACTGTAGCAAAGAGGTTACAAACGGTTGAAGAGTACTACTTCTCAAAAAAATTAAGAGAAGTAAATAGCTTGAAAGCAAGCGGAAAACCGATAATAAATTTAGGAATAGGAAGTCCGGATTTAATGCCGCCAAAGCGTGTAATAGATGCAATTACCGAAAGTTTTACACACCCTAATGTGCACCAATATCAGAGTTATCAAGGATTACCAGAATTGCGCGAAGCCATGTGTGCGTTTTACAAATCTCAATTTAATGTAGACGCCGATCCTGCTTCAGAAATTTTGCCTTTAATGGGAAGTAAAGAAGGTATTCTTCATATTTCAATGGCCTTTTTAAATGCAGGAGACGAGGTTTTAATTCCGAATCCAGGATACCCAACCTATGCCTCGGTAACTAAATTGGTAGAAGCCAAAGCCGTTTATTATAATTTAGACGAAACAAATGGTTGGTTGCCAGATTTAGAAACGTTAGAAAAAACCGATTTAAGTAAGGTAAAATTAATGTGGGTAAATTATCCGCATATGCCAACGGGAGCTAATGCTACTAGAGGTTTATACCAAGAATTGGTTGCATTTGCTAAACGCAACGATATATTAATAGTTAACGATAACCCTTATAGCTTTGTGTTAAACGATAATCCTAGAAGTATTTTAAGTATTTCTGGAGCAAAAGAGGTGTGTGTCGAGCTTAACTCGTTAAGCAAAACATTTAATATGGCAGGTTGGCGTGTAGGTATGGTTTTAGGAAGTGCCGACCATATTAATGCGATTTTAAAGGTGAAAAGTAACATGGATTCTGGGATGTTTTACGGAATCCAGAAAGGGGCTATAGAAGCTTTAAAAAGTACCGATGTTTGGTTTAAAAGTTTGAATAGTGTATACCAAAAACGTCGTGAGTTAGTTTGGGAATTGGCCGATGCCTTAGGGTGTACCTACGATAAAACAGCCTCAGGGTTATTTGTATGGTCTAAGTTGCCAGAAG encodes:
- a CDS encoding carboxypeptidase-like regulatory domain-containing protein — its product is MIRTLSIRCFLALLFCCQFGFSQAVEIFGKVHSALDVENIHVINNTSKLFTITNSKGEFKIYAKLNDTLVFSSIQYKSKHIVVDADAYQKRKLEIDLEEQVNQLDEVVVGKILTGDLLYDINNSDAERSINFYDLGIPGYTGRQRTQSERLLATAGEFKPIMLIGIVAGGMPLDPIINEISGRTKMLKKRVRLEAKNDLLRKIKSDLSDDFFSVYELDETLKTDFFYFCLESTDFYERCNGAKDVEILEYLKEKLVAYKKNLSSTTN
- the gldA gene encoding gliding motility-associated ABC transporter ATP-binding subunit GldA, translated to MSIKVEQLSKVYGSQKALDNVSFSVGKPEIVGFLGPNGAGKSTMMKILTTYIDASSGEAEVNGFNVTTQSHEVQRSVGYLPEHNPLYLDMYIKEYLTFNADIYKVGKQRIAEVIELTGLSPEAHKKMGELSKGYRQRVGLATALLHDPEVLILDEPTTGLDPNQLVSIRELIKTIGKTKTVFLSTHIMQEVEAMCDRVIIINKGQIVTDKRLKDLQSGKDQVILVEFDYRVEDAFLQRLPHVKNVKNIYDFTYEITFATDMDMRPKVFDFAHDNELKILQLNQKNESLEELFRDLTKD
- a CDS encoding prephenate dehydratase — translated: MIKTVSIQGIKGSFHHIVAKTYFDDNVDIDECMSFDTLVDNLISKKSDVGIMALENSIAGSILPNYALIDKHNLHIIGEMYLDIQHNLMALPGQNIEDIKEVYSHPMALLQCKTFFKKYPHIKLIEDKDTAETAERIRNRKLKGVAAVASKVAAEIFELEILAESIQTIKANETRFVIVKTQNSILDESEINKVSMRFELEHKRGSLASVLNVLSDCRMSLTKIQSLPKIETPWKYAFFVDVTFIKYKNFDKARAILGIMAKEFKVLGEYKNAKL
- a CDS encoding pyridoxal phosphate-dependent aminotransferase, with product MITVAKRLQTVEEYYFSKKLREVNSLKASGKPIINLGIGSPDLMPPKRVIDAITESFTHPNVHQYQSYQGLPELREAMCAFYKSQFNVDADPASEILPLMGSKEGILHISMAFLNAGDEVLIPNPGYPTYASVTKLVEAKAVYYNLDETNGWLPDLETLEKTDLSKVKLMWVNYPHMPTGANATRGLYQELVAFAKRNDILIVNDNPYSFVLNDNPRSILSISGAKEVCVELNSLSKTFNMAGWRVGMVLGSADHINAILKVKSNMDSGMFYGIQKGAIEALKSTDVWFKSLNSVYQKRRELVWELADALGCTYDKTASGLFVWSKLPEGVDAEQFIDKILYNNSIFITPGIIFGSQGKGYIRFSLCASEEDLEEAIHRIKTQN